The genomic DNA tctcgtatcaaatccttctaaggaggtaacataatcaccattcctgattcatgaagaacactcctgatcctgacatacatacatgacatgaagcagataaaagtgcagaagagtttcaatcaaagcaacgatagcaggttaataccattcttaatcatatgccttcaatagaagacttaactcaaaggtttgtttggtcctttttgaaacatggtcctggcttatctcaagataggaccttctaagatagatagcccgttcatggcgattacacaaattaaacctttactaactactattacggttgggtattgcacagtcatcagaaggaatgccaatcttccaaaccataatacaaccttcacagttttaaccatcatcactgtattcctttggcacaagtgcctataattatcctcttacctttaaagtgtcggccacctctttggcctttcctgatagtacaatttccttacagtcaatgtcattttaaccacctccaaataaattttctaccttatttcaatcactgcttatgtgaagatgttttccttaaaatctggtgagtaaaaaaaaaaaaaatatcaccattattccataagttattgcctcagtctttagaggttaatcactgtcatgactgactctcaatcatacttagaacatcttctatcttaagtcctaattgccctgaacaatttcgaccattactggttcgatccataccttctcgtggtttaacacgtgcctcacttggcatcaatataattacgtcatatttcctttatcaacatttttattcttgagaatttcgaatatttcctttctccttgtaaaacctctaaggttatccttcaatcgttcctcctgtattccctatatacagggcatatcaaaataccatttactgatactagaaccattgtctatttacttctgaaaaatttctccactgatccttaaaggttattattaccttaatcctttccaattcatactgtcaaaactcatactatccctattaagggtgaaatgccaatcTTTATGCAGttccctaggattcattttaagttaccaatgttctatccttaattccacctttaaaaggtacctgcatccttccacgaataaatcaagtcatatttccttgatagattatcatattcatcattcccacctcgatagtctatacctaacttcataatagcatccttattcaaattgaggtcaattcatatggcctccaaaagataacaacggttatccgcttgtcttgcctaatttggtaacgataacaaagatgttctggaagatattggtcgtgttcaacgtgaacttcttcttaataatttcttatttacttttgttgtttatctcaacagttacctcaatgttgggatatctttcatacctggcgtctccctttctgggtatcaagccactggtcttacatttcaccttcttgaaggtcacttccttcatccaatttttttcattatttatccttcgaattacctcaaggtttcctcgaatcctcccaacttaaagggggtacaatatatgtatctcttatgccttcaaccataaattttaactcatggtggatcatcatcatcttgacgattacatactttcctatttctatttctacgagtctttagggtttcctcatacccaactcccttatcattcctcaaactctattgccgttatattcctttcctcttcaatttctttttttttttttcctttctcttatcattatttcatgaaccaacaccacataagcattgatttcaaacatcctgtcattctggattcgtgtcctcagaacgaatcttgataacttttacaacttagattcataattcatcatactcgtccgcctttgttctggctctaaagcttttacactatctccataaccttgggaattactttcccgaaaacaattgactaaactttaatcagtttattataatctctggctccatgcctttcttggtctttcaccagcgggtggtctctcccttaggagggtaagtgataaaaacagtcttttgtgattcgtcaatcatttagaatctcaaatgattcctatatttcctttagccaggctcttgcctcgactgggtcagcttgttccttggaactctgagagcttagcgatttaaaggtcctgaaagaatttctcaccgcactgtctcctcagggtggtggttggggataatagtctaagttctttttagacaggtccatgaattgccgtataggagtacagtctcgggtctcctttccttactcgactttctgtttccttagtatgaaatgtttcatcctactccccataattggggtcatcttttaatttaaaatcctcattttccactccattatgtcatgggttccttctatcttgatgacgacctccctgactatcacgttcagggtttgccctaaatcctattcctcaaactatggctctcatctaagttctcatccttacgctcttgaacatttggaacccaaattctgtaggaatacctcattattcccttctcatctttctcggtattaacctcttatctatttgttggctctctgccttcattcataactttttctggcacaatatgatcttttccaataattcaggctgtattgctatctcaaacagcttttcggtaccggctccggttaccttcactactatttccattttctcaaaatctcttataaactcttccaaaagacattatcatcttgagtctctcctttttactaagggcatcagccaccatattggctttccccgaatgataaagaatctcccaatcataattcttgattagctctaaccgcctcctctggcgtatgttgagctctttctacgtaagaatgtactagagcacttatggcttaggtaattctcgcacttctctccatacaagtagtgcctccaatctttagggtaaaactattgccacgagcctaagctcatgggcggggatatcgaatttcatattaccttaattgtcttgacgcagacgcgattatcttgctgtgctaagaagcaccctaattccttatgcgaagcgtcacttacaaatcacaaaatctcctttttccatccggcaacgccaacataggggtcgtcaccaacctttgcttcagttcttaaaagctgttctcgcatttctctgtccattctaacttctcagtcttacgagtaagccgcgttaaaggggctactatcttacaacttgaacgaacctccggtagtgaccgaccaatcctacctctggtagtcgacctaaccatggtcatcaattcatcagtggtcctttattcattcttgtcaggatcctccatgggatccttctcagcaactatcccttctaggacaacatcctcaaccgctacattctctatctgaacctcatccggtccctcattagggtactccatcggattcacaatttgatctccaacttgtaataaaacatcctcatgttgatgctcctgaacctcaaggttcggtgctccgctgccctatacgagaacgaactacgcttctatcgttacatttataagggttcccataagggttttaactgtcagtactacgttaggtagtccgactatgaacttggcaagagttcttattatcttagttaacttattatcttaacgtcccatcatctctgaggtttataacgcttagctctgataccatttctgtaacacccccagatctggggtcggggatccgggtcgttacggtctttctttccacaatatcacttcacttaattaataataataaccttatgctgtgaccccacactaacacacaccacaacccgttatagtctcagagatgaaattcaaataagtacaagtctttgaatccacaatttaaaagttattacaacccgaaatgattacttgataaatttacagttaattgccattatctgccacaagttataattatacataattgattctcaaaagtagatggtctgatctacaatagatctacctctgcagctatagcagctacaacatcaacgggaagacgcaggacgcttcccacgcgcttgcgctgggtctgctggagtctggccatctttcctaactgttgttgtgtgatgaagaaataaagcaagggtgagcagcaagcccaccaaaataatatgtataatgatttacaatatatgagcctactcataatactcatgaaagtcttggtcaaaagaaatgaaccaagtttgatatcttaatgcgatgaagtcgcaaaatattcagtatatatacatatatacttttcaaaatattggaagtcctcttccatgcataatatacacaaagtcccagtgcataactgtataaaaaaatatcgttgcaaggtgatctcatatatctaaccttgtctcaacgtttttctgaaaatctttgtcattcataagacaattattaattagatataaggttaaaagatgaagttacaagataccccaatatacttatatctttcccaaatactacttgaactaccaccgttcaagttataaattagcttcaaaagttcatcacatagatgagactataagacaagatttgaatagattaaatctttaaaatattatcaaaataaaatgaagttacgagatacttcatttgatgtaaacatcattttgaaaacttgaccctgccaacactcaacaatcgcccaaccgtagcctttccatcgaagtgctctgggtagtgttgcaaaaattatccaattggatgatgaactcattacgggagtttgccgcgccaggaagaccacttacgatgatcagtcgtagtagtacaaccccaccattttctacatgtagaggagaacctgtcgaatttacttgtcaaccgaacactgaactcctaaggaatggaccgccttagcggaacttccaggccatttgggccaatataataaggctgggccggcgctactcgaccacttacgccactcctagttcagatgaaatccatgactctgaaacgtaaagctcgtttccccctttccccaagtagaaacttgttgatacggctccaccaagaagtcgtacctagttggaaaggaaaactcaccgatatttcccaggcgatgcctgttaatggattaacttgttccaagaattttacttcccgaatattgggtaagtaatcaaaaactcttttaccaagacagcaaccttgttgcgaatataaaacacaccaccgagccggatcccccaggttttgagcgagtatttaaatcccctttttaaaaggaagatcttaaatataaaaatagttttaggatccgctctaacttttgaaaatcattttaaagactcgaaaacactttaaagagtgtttggagtaaaactgatttaatgaagtaaatcagtccccagaatatttagaaaatatctgaatattattatttaaataatattcccaaaaaaaataatctttataaaataattgaagtagaagtattaaaacttatacttgaaatgaatagcaaataatcaaagatatacttatacgaaagtaatatctttatttgaataatcaaaaataagtttgattatcgacaccttattctttaataaaataaagaatatatctcagcaaataatcggagtcatagatcctcaaatgaatattcaaataatattcaataaataaaataagctgagtcataatacctcgaatgaatattataaataatattcattaaataaaataaaggagtcatacatcctcaaatgaatattcaaataatattcaataaataatgtaaaggagtcatacgccttcgaataatattcgaaataatattcaataataaaataaagttaaagttatcgaataaaccttattcgattaatagttttaaaaactatatccatatatatatatataaataaatatatatatatatatatactcgggaacatcgactcccggtttagaaatatgttcaccttttatcccctatactaagggtatacgcaactacttgcttatttctagcataggtattatgcaactataagcattgaaatcaacagatagataaccagattacgaaacagacatgcatatataccatattagcatgctccaatatatcgcaaaatttgctaataacaatcatgcaatatcacaagataatgcatatacatatatttacatcacaacaacagtataacgggtagaaaacttgcctgagcgactggggttacgaatggctcgggacgagtctggtaacctataaacaacaagtaagttggaattaaaccaaagtcacttgtaaatctatactttaactaacttagactctaacgcttattttgcgctcactgattcgcttaagccactcgggtaccctcggctccaccatttttaataatttaacctttacgagttttaaagcgattccttcgcgagtgtcttaccaactgcctaacacacttaccataaatgtttcatacattaattaaccctttttggtctttaacctatgtttcaaagtaaggcgagggaaaaagtttcgttcgcgaaacgccgttacttgaaacggtcgtttctcctaaaccgtgcatcggaatcgaacgaactacatatcaaaacgaagcccgtaacatgagctatctaaacatggtagtggtcacaatctagcagggggtcctcgggtcctaatgttatgcacaaaacagtctaaagaaaatcggacgttacgacggctatgtttacgcgattaccaatatttataccactccaattctttaccaattcactacaaaccacccaaccatcatcaatacctcaaacacaacttatatcaaggcaaagtcagtccataatctcaaggttttccaacttattcaaccacaaacatgatctactaaccataacttaagattcattaaccattaaccaagattcatatccaaaatcaccacaaatccaaccaaactatctaacatacatggatcttgctatacatacatggatatttctatatatacattaatccatccataaactcatcaaaactcaaagttcaaactataagttaaaggtgaaagttgtttatacctccttgaagcttcctaacacaacccaagagctttgaatgcctaaaagaaccttgatccttgcttgtataaccttaatctttcataaaaattcaagaaaactaaagttacttcttgaaggttactattcaccatcttcttccttgatttattggaagagattgtgaaggaattaggagcttaaacttatagcatatccatatctatgtacaaggaaccttagataattaccttgtgatttaacaatgcttggaacttgatttttgatttttcttcctttgaaaaaggtgaaaagccgagagcaagatgataagaatgaaatgattttgtgttttttgatttgtttgactTAGCTTGGTTgttcttttgttttgtttttggttaatgaccaatttaaccttgattttgtgtggttataaactaaccacatctccttccctttatgtcatgcttatgtcatgctcctgatgtcatcctcccccctttgtcctctccttattggttggatgacctcatcatccctaaccttcttgattaacctcctaattgtttgcctaatgaccgctgatctgttatacggttcgcttaactttcgttttcgtttatcgtttgagggatcatacccgggatcttattacttaggttcccttaacctttctcaatatattgtattccttttatgatcctctcttataatcctttaatttaaatcctttttatcctgttaccttatactcaattctttccgtatctattggatttccgggaaaaatcaaagtgttcggatttggattctgacgatctttacatacacttatatcccatataaagtactaataaaatctcagaatatcaataacagaacccctacatagtgtggcatgaaaagttttctcattcagcaaaaacactattcataagggtttcaaaaatttctcaaaaattggggttattacatcatcCTTATAACTACCAATCGAAAAACTCACCAAGGCTTGCTTTTTCACGTCTAAACCCTTCGAGTCATCAAGCCAATTCAACTTATATGGTTTCTCATGAACACGAGGTGGAAGATTTAGCTTATTGACCATGTCAATGGATGCAACGTTCGTGCATGATCCACTATCAATAATCATATTACAAGTCCGATCCCCAACTTTACACCTTGTGTGAAATAAGTTTTCTTGTTGATCAGTATTTGGTGTAGTCTCTGTGTGTAAAATCCTACGAACAACAAGCAAATTAGCATCATTCTCTGCATAAGCAAGTTCATCTCCGTCATTATTGACTAATTTCTCTTGAGTCACTTCTGGGAGAAATTGTAAGAACTGTTCCTCTACATCCCACTCCATGTATTGCTTCATAGTAAGAGTTCTTCTAGAAGGACACTCACTTGCAATATGTCCTTTACCTTGACACTTAAAACACTTTCGTCGACTATCGAACTCTTCTTTAGACACATACACTTTCTGCCTTTCAGCCTTCTTCTCGGCCGATGAAGAAGTCTCTGGTTGTGCAGTTGAGCCAGTCGATTGACTTTTCAGCGAAGCTTGTGTAGAGTCATCGGAAAAATTAGATTTAAACTGTCCAGTCCCTTTGGAAGTACCAGACCCAAACCCTTTAAAAGTAGATTTCAGTTTCTCCTCTTCTTGATGAGATTCTATTTTCATAGCTAGCTTGCAAACATCATTAAACGAGCTATATGAATGTAATTCTACCTTTTTAGCAATAGGTCGTTTTAATCCACGAATAAACCTTGCAATTTTCATTGTTTCTTTTTCCGCCAAGTCACAAATTAAGCATAATCTATCAAATTCAGCAACATACTCTGAAACACTCATTGTATCTTGAGAAAGGGAGGTGAGCTTCAAGTATTGTACCTGTTCGTAATCATCCGGAAGATACCTTGCACGAAGTTTTTTCTTTAAAGTTGTCCAAGTCAtgatcttttcttttccagatctaGCTCTTCTTGCCTTCAGGTTCTCAAACCATAATCCTGTATTCTTTGTAAGTCTGATTGTAGCAATTTGAAATCGTGTCTTATCATCAAACCGCTTATAATCAGAAATCTTCTCAACTTGTCGAACCCATTCAAGAAAATCGTCTGGGCTGCCTAATCCTGTAAAATCATCAAGTTTAATCTCACGGTCATCAATTTTAAAGCTTTTCTCTTTAGGTGAAACAGAATCACCCGAATCAACAAGTTCATCATGTGTCTTGTCGTTTTGCACCTTAAGTAAAAGTTTACCAACCGCTTCCAATCTAGACTCTGTTGAATCAGCAAGCTTTTCCGTTCGTACATCTATATCCTccaattttttaattaatttcatGAGTAATTCATCGATAGCCATATGAAAAATACGAAGGGGAAAAAAAATTCTGATGAACAGTGCACGTGAACAGTAACCCGTGAACAGTAACCCCGTGAACAGTAACCCCGTGAACAGTAACCCCGTGAacagtaaaaaaaaaaaaaaaattttttcaGAACCTAGATCTCCCAACTATTAggaaattggagaaaaaaaaaccttggctctgataccaaattgatgtggatcgcaccacaaagaaacaaaaacaagaagaaaaggatatttcaatgaacacgatcaatccagaaacgtgaactttgaatctcaaattccttagatcaatccagaaactaagtaatttgaatctaaccttcaaaacaatccagtaattgaagtttagaagAAAGAAAACTaatcatagtttatctcaaaacataatcatcacatatatcttaaaagattacatgagaggggtatttataggcttaaccaaattccttagatcaatccagaaactaagtaatttgaatctaaccttcaaaacaatccagtaattgaagtttagaagAAAGAAAACTaatcatagtttatctcaaaatataatcatcacatatatcttaaaagattacatgagaggcTATTTATAGGCTTAACCAATAACCTAAACCCAACAgaattccaagagaaattcaatatcagcttgaattagccaatatctgaatcctttcaggaaacaaatttaaaatccaaatccaaatagaaaacatataaaaatagaatccaaataggaaaataaaatcctaagtgcttaaagcaagaaaaaccctttcaagtgaaaggtaaaaacttgcaagccaaaagtcgaattattaattatataagcCAAAATAGGTCAGCCCATGCTGGTTGTTGAGCTGAGTGGCAAAGCTTCATCCGTTCCTTCATCATGctttgttgtccaagtaagctttatGACCCATATTTGTCTCTTGTCATTGTCAAACCCCATTGTAGTGAGCAACAGATTAATAGGCTGATCCTCAACCAAATTTCCTTTCATATTCACATCATTCTCCCCCTCATCAAAAAAAATTTGCCCTCAAATTCACATCATCCAAGTAAGGAGAAAGGTCACCCACATTAAAAGTTGGACTAACACCGCCAAAGTTACTTGGTAGATCTATCTTGTAAGCGCTATCTCCATAAGCTTCAAGTACCTCAAATGGACCATCTGCCCTTGGCAtaagcttgttctttcttttgcttggAAACCTTTCTTTTTGCAAATGAACCCAAACAAGATCTTCAGGTTTGAATACAGGTTGCTTACGCCTCTTGTCGGCTCGAGCCTTGTAAAGTGCATTCATCTTCTCAATCCTCTCTTTTACTTGCTCACAGGTCTTCTTAAAGACATCCAAACGATTCTTTGTATCAGTGTGAATATCATCTTTGTGTAAAGGAAGCAAATCAATTGGAAGAAATGGGTTAATACCATAAACCACTTCAAAAGGAGAACGGGAGGTAGTAGAAGAATGAGATCGATTATAAGCAAACTCGGCATGACATAACTTGATATCCCAATCCTTTTGAGTCTTGCCTACTAATCCACGAAGTAAGGTACCTAAAGTCCTGTTAGTCACCTCagtttggccatccgtctgaggatgatgaGATGTGCTAAATAGCAACTTAGTTCCAAGCCATCTCCATAAACACTTCCAAAAGTGACTCAAAAACTTTGAATCTCGATCAGAAACAATGCTTCGTGGAATACCATGCAAACGAACAATCTCCTTAAAATAGAGATCAGCAACATGTTGTGCATCATCCGTCTTAGTCATTGGAATAAAGTGAGCCATCTTTGAAAAACGATCAACGACAACCATTGTAGAATCCTTCCCTCTTTGCGTTCTTGGCAAACCAATGATAAAATCCATACTTACGCTATCCCACGGAACTTCAGCAACAGGAAGTGGAGTATACAAACCCTTAGAAAATGTACTTTTGGCCTTTTGACAAGTAGCACATCTAGAAACCACTGATTGAACATCTCGAATCATTCGAGGCCAGAAAAAACTCTCATTTAACAAATCCAAAGTTTTATGCACCCCAAAATGGCCGGAAATAGCACCACTATGTACTTCACGAACAAGTAACTCACGCACACCACAATGAGGAATACAAAGCTTATTCCCCTTAAAAAGAAACCCATCTTGAATGGTGTAATTCCGAGTTGGAGAACTGAATTCTTGTGCAAAATCAACATCAAATGCATACAAGCCTTTAAGAAGCTCAAAACCAAGAATTCGAGCATCAACCATAGCTAACAAATATGCCCTCCTTGAAAGAGCATCTGCCACGACATTAGACTTTCCTTCTTTGTATTTTGAGGAAAATGTGAAAGATTGAAGAAATTCCACCCATTTAGCATGACGATAGTTCAACTTTTGCTGTCCATTAATGAACTTTAGCGCTTCATGATCAGAATATAGCACAAAAGGTTTGGGACGCAAATAATGCGACCAATGATCCAATGCTCAGACAATAGCATAAAACTCACGATCATATGCATacagtttgacatccttttaccacctattaatgccactttcatacaagttaattttattccacattttggctgtaatcaaccatgtaagtcacttttcgccatattagagtcactttgctccctataagagtcattttccccatatattgataaaattcacatgtcaacatcatgtacatgcaattaaacatcctttaaccaccttttggtacccctatcctacaagtcaattttgggccacattttggctctaatcaatcatgtgacttatc from Apium graveolens cultivar Ventura chromosome 5, ASM990537v1, whole genome shotgun sequence includes the following:
- the LOC141661026 gene encoding uncharacterized protein LOC141661026 yields the protein MAIDELLMKLIKKLEDIDVRTEKLADSTESRLEAVGKLLLKVQNDKTHDELVDSGDSVSPKEKSFKIDDREIKLDDFTGLGSPDDFLEWVRQVEKISDYKRFDDKTRFQIATIRLTKNTGLWFENLKARRARSGKEKIMTWTTLKKKLRARYLPDDYEQVQYLKLTSLSQDTMSVSEYVAEFDRLCLICDLAEKETMKIARFIRGLKRPIAKKVELHSYSSFNDVCKLAMKIESHQEEEKLKSTFKGFGSGTSKGTGQFKSNFSDDSTQASLKSQSTGSTAQPETSSSAEKKAERQKVYVSKEEFDSRRKCFKCQGKGHIASECPSRRTLTMKQYMEWDVEEQFLQFLPEVTQEKLVNNDGDELAYAENDANLLVVRRILHTETTPNTDQQENLFHTRCKVGDRTCNMIIDSGSCTNVASIDMVNKLNLPPRVHEKPYKLNWLDDSKGLDVKKQALFDRKVMHEGDTNVYSVQVGSKRIKLQPLSPNEYYEHMRDSKKKTSLFLSGKEFEKEAATNGGIAYALFIKKITPNQGDSDPLLHDLLAEFGDVFPDELPTGLPPVRGIEHAIDLIPGAPLPNKPAYRCDPEASKELQRQIEDLIEKGLVCESMSPCAVPALLVPKKDGTWRMCVDSRAVNNITIKYRFPMPRLEDMLDELHGATIFSKIDLRSGYHQMRIREGDEWKTAFKTKQGLYEWMVMPFGLCNAPSSFMWLMNEVLRPFLNKFIVVYLDDILVYSRDKFEHMHHLRLLFEKLRDQKLFGKLEK